A DNA window from Pristis pectinata isolate sPriPec2 chromosome 29, sPriPec2.1.pri, whole genome shotgun sequence contains the following coding sequences:
- the LOC127584409 gene encoding vesicle-associated membrane protein 8-like gives MAATAAEGRIKEDRVRSLQSDVEGVKTIMSENVDRILARGEKLDDLMNKTEDLQASSEHFKTTSQKVARKYWWKNTKMIILLVVIAVIVLTLIILFATGVIPS, from the exons GCGGAGGGCCGCATAAAGGAGGACCGTGTCCGGAGCCTCCAGAGCGACGTGGAAGGAGTGAAGACCATCATGTCTGAGAATGTTGACCGGATACTGGCTCGTGGTGAGAAACTGGATGACCTCATGAACAAGACTGAGGACCTGCAAGCAAGT TCAGAACACTTCAAGACCACGTCACAGAAAGTGGCACGGAAATACTGGTGGAAGAACACAAAGATGATCATCCTGCTAGTGGTCATTGCTGTTATTGTCCTGACCTTGATCATTCTTTTTGCCACAGGGGTAATTCCCTC